One candidate division WOR-3 bacterium genomic window, TTATTTGGATAAAATACCGGATTCAGGGTGTAAGGTGAGATTTGAAGGTCAAATTTTCCTATGGTGATCCAATTATTGCCCAAATAAGCACCCAAAAACTTACTATCCATGTAAAAAGAGCCAAAATACTTTGATGATGTGAATTTGGAGTAAAAACCTTGGGCATTGTGCTCTCGCCAGAATTTGATTTGAATATTGTATTTTTCAGGGCTTTTAAAAATAAAGACTTCTTGAAGGGCCTCCACTTTTGCGGTATCTAATCCCGTTCTTTCGATTAGGTCCGTTATTGATTTGAATTCTTTTACCGTTCTCGCTGTCATAATTGCCAGGGCTTCTTCCTCTGTAATGATTGGAATGGAAAGGAGTTCTTCAAAGGTAGCGACGTTGGGGTTTAATTTTCTCGGTTCACTTTTTCCAATAAAAATAGAAATAGTAAAGAAGGGCAAGAAGAGTTTTAGCATCTTCGATTTCGCCTTTATTCATTAAATCCATAAGTTTTGTAAGAGGCATTCTCTGTATCTTAATGTTTTCGCCAAGATCTTCTGGCAGGGATGCATCTTTGAGGTTTTCCCCTATATAAATGTGTATCCTTTCGGTAGAGTATCCGGGAGTAAGGTAAAAAGCACCGATCTTTATCAGCTTTTCGGGTTTCATTTTAATCTCTTCCATCAATTCCCTCTTTGCCGCTTCTTCTGGTGTTTCACCGGGATCGATCTTACCTGCTGGAATCTCCAGGATTTCTTTCTTTAGTGGATATCTAAATTGGGTAATCAGTATAGCATCCTCTTCAATTATTGGCAGAACAGCACAGGTCTCTGGAAACTCGACGATATCTCGCTTTAAGGTATGGGACTCAATTTCGTATTCTTCTTGCCATACCTTAAAGATTAGCCCCTCATAAACCAGTTTCCTTTTTAAGTTCTTCATAGTGTTCATATATTTTAAGGGCTATGGAATCTGCAACCAACATTCCTTTTTCCGTAAGGAATAGCGAATTATTTTTCACCTTTATGTAAGGTTTTAATTCTTCTGGAATGGTTTTCAAAAGCTCGCTCTTTACCTTTAAGCCCCACTTTGTTCGCAAAGATAGGAAAATTTCTTCAATAAGTTTCTGATTTTCGTTTAAAATTTCGATTTTTTTGATCCCCTTGGAATATTGCAGGAAGGAGGAAGGATTTGTGTATCTAATCTCTTTGCCATCTTTGAGGTAGAATCCAGATGCCGAAGGTCCAAGACCTATATAATAGTGCCGGAGCCAATATTTTAAATTATGAAGGCATTCAAATCCCTTTTTTGAATAGTTTGAGATCTCGTACATTTTGAATCCATGTGCTTTCAGAATTTTATTTCTTAAGCGAAACATTTTGACTGCCGTTTCTTCATCCTTTAGTTCAAGGTCTTTTCTTGCGGGTTTCTCATGGGTCATGGTATAGGTTGAAATGTGCTCGGGGGCAAGGTCGCAGGCTTGCTCAAGAGAATATTGGAAACTTGGCAATGTTTGCCCTTTGAAGGCAAAGATCAGGTCGACGTTAATGTTGTTAAATCCTGCCTCTCTGAACATATGGAAAGTTCTAATATTGTCCTTGACGGTGTGTTGCCTCCCAAGTAGTTTTAATTCTTCGTCAATGAAACTTTGTACGCCGATGCTAACTCTGTTAAAGCCGAATTCCTTTATTACTTTGATAAAATCTTTTTTTACATTTTCTGGATTGACTTCAATAGATTTTTCTTTTACTTCCCCTAAATCAAAGCTCTTGTGCACGAGCTCAAGCAGTGTAGCCAGCTCCTTTGGGGATAAAACGTTCGGTGTCCCCCCACCGACATAAAGGGTTTCGTATTTAAAATCTAAGGATTTGTATCTTGCAACTTCTTCTTGCAGTGCTCTGAGGTAAATGTCGAAAAACTCGTCCTTTTTGTCTATGGATACAGAGTAAAAATGGCAATATGGACATTTTGATAAGCAAAAAGGCACATGGATGTAAAGGCCGTATTTATTTTTAGAACATTTCACCAAGGTTTATATAAAGGTTACCGAAATATCCCCTATCTCCAAAGCGGTTGGGATTAAAGGCCCAATCAACTCTCAAGTTGCCTACAGGCAAAAAATATCTGAAGCCTAAACCGGCACTAAAGTAAATTTTGCCTCCGATCTGGGGATAGATGTCAGTCAAAAGGCAGAGGCCATATTTGGAATTTATTGTAGAGCGTAGCTCAAGGTTAACAAGATAGAAGGAGGTGCTGTAAAACTGGGAATATTTATACCCTCTTAGGGTTCCGTCTCCGCCAATTTTAAACTCTTCTATTAGTGGTATAGTTGAGGAGTAAAGAGGAAAAATGTTTCCATTAGATAACCGTAAGGCAATAACCCCCTTGGGTTTCCATATCTTAATATATGATGAGAATCCTACATCGTATTTATAAAAATGGTAATTGCCCCCCAGTATTCCGCCCGCTCTGGAGAAATTTATTTGCATCACATACCCTTTTGTTGGATATAACTGATCATCTCTTTTATCAAATATGGTAGAAAATAGGGCTTTATTTGTCACCCCCTCGGAATATTTGCCCTCTAAGAATTTTCTCCATTGCAACCCCAAGATGCTTCTACTCTTCCGTGTCCAATAATAAGATATATAAGTTTCTACGCCTACATAAGAGGTACTGTCAATTTTTGATGTTCCACCGAAGAATTTAAGATTGTATTTTAAAGGCGTGCTTAAAAAATAAGGCTCAGAATAAAGAAGTTCAGTATAAAAGTTCTCGAATCTTGTGAATGGCTCAAATCCATTTTCTAATCTTAAACTTAGATTTTGGTTGTTGTTAAAGAGATTCCTGTGCCCTAATTCAAGGTTTAGGTTAACAAGCTCGAAGGGATAAACTCCACACTGAATCCTTATGTAACGATTTTTCCTTTCTTCTACGTTGAATATAATTTTAACTGCGGAATCTCCCTGGTACTCGTAAGTGTGATAAATCGTCTTAAAAAGGCCGGTAGAATATATTCTTTGTATGCTTTCCATGACATCTGCTGGGGAAACAAATTGACCTGTTTTAACCTTAATTTCTCTTTCAATTATTGCCCTCCTTACCGTTCTATTTCCTGTGATTTGAATATCGTCAACTCTGTAACGAGGCCCCTTGTCAATTTTCCATATTACAGTGCAGGTTTTCCTAATGCTATCGCGGATGACTGCCCTTTCGATTGAGGCCTTTAGGTATCCCTGATTTCTCAGGAAATCGAGAGCTTCGGTTTCTTTCTTTGCTAAAAGGTCTGAGGAATAAGGGATTGGTATTCTGAAGTATAAAATATTCATCGTTTTTCGAAAAAACAATGTATCACTGCTCTCCCAGGAAGTCTGAATGCCACTTAGGATATACCTCGTGCCCTCTTTGATTTTTAAGTAGATGTAAACTTTTTCATTTTCTTCTGTAACCTTTTCATCAATAATTTTGGCATCGAAATAGCCTCGATCCTTTATCTCGTCCAGCAATCTTTGCTTGTAAGAGTTAAACAAGGGGGGATAATATTTATCCCCCCTTGACATTCTGAGGATACTTTTGATCTCTGACTGTGAGAGGGCTTTTACCCCCTCTATCTTTACTTTTCCAACTATTAATGTTTTTCCAAAGAGAAGCGCTATGAGTATATGCTTTAGCATTACTCAAGGTCGATGAATCTGTTCTTAACCTTTTTCAGTACATCGGGGAGTGTTGTGTATTCCATTTCTTTGAGGCCGAGTCT contains:
- a CDS encoding NUDIX hydrolase, with protein sequence MKNLKRKLVYEGLIFKVWQEEYEIESHTLKRDIVEFPETCAVLPIIEEDAILITQFRYPLKKEILEIPAGKIDPGETPEEAAKRELMEEIKMKPEKLIKIGAFYLTPGYSTERIHIYIGENLKDASLPEDLGENIKIQRMPLTKLMDLMNKGEIEDAKTLLALLYYFYFYWKK
- the hemW gene encoding radical SAM family heme chaperone HemW, which translates into the protein MKCSKNKYGLYIHVPFCLSKCPYCHFYSVSIDKKDEFFDIYLRALQEEVARYKSLDFKYETLYVGGGTPNVLSPKELATLLELVHKSFDLGEVKEKSIEVNPENVKKDFIKVIKEFGFNRVSIGVQSFIDEELKLLGRQHTVKDNIRTFHMFREAGFNNINVDLIFAFKGQTLPSFQYSLEQACDLAPEHISTYTMTHEKPARKDLELKDEETAVKMFRLRNKILKAHGFKMYEISNYSKKGFECLHNLKYWLRHYYIGLGPSASGFYLKDGKEIRYTNPSSFLQYSKGIKKIEILNENQKLIEEIFLSLRTKWGLKVKSELLKTIPEELKPYIKVKNNSLFLTEKGMLVADSIALKIYEHYEELKKETGL
- a CDS encoding POTRA domain-containing protein yields the protein MLKHILIALLFGKTLIVGKVKIEGVKALSQSEIKSILRMSRGDKYYPPLFNSYKQRLLDEIKDRGYFDAKIIDEKVTEENEKVYIYLKIKEGTRYILSGIQTSWESSDTLFFRKTMNILYFRIPIPYSSDLLAKKETEALDFLRNQGYLKASIERAVIRDSIRKTCTVIWKIDKGPRYRVDDIQITGNRTVRRAIIEREIKVKTGQFVSPADVMESIQRIYSTGLFKTIYHTYEYQGDSAVKIIFNVEERKNRYIRIQCGVYPFELVNLNLELGHRNLFNNNQNLSLRLENGFEPFTRFENFYTELLYSEPYFLSTPLKYNLKFFGGTSKIDSTSYVGVETYISYYWTRKSRSILGLQWRKFLEGKYSEGVTNKALFSTIFDKRDDQLYPTKGYVMQINFSRAGGILGGNYHFYKYDVGFSSYIKIWKPKGVIALRLSNGNIFPLYSSTIPLIEEFKIGGDGTLRGYKYSQFYSTSFYLVNLELRSTINSKYGLCLLTDIYPQIGGKIYFSAGLGFRYFLPVGNLRVDWAFNPNRFGDRGYFGNLYINLGEMF